Genomic segment of Arachis hypogaea cultivar Tifrunner chromosome 11, arahy.Tifrunner.gnm2.J5K5, whole genome shotgun sequence:
TGCATAATAACATGTTGTTCTGTATAAATTTCTATTGAATTACACTTGATTGGTTTTggcctttttgttttgtttttgctaCAGGATAATGTATTTGTCAATGTTGTTGCTTCTATTCAATATCGAGCCCTCGCAGACAAAGCCAGTGATGCTTTTTACAAACTTAGCAATACCAAGAGCCAAATTCAAGCCTATGTTTTTGATGGTATAAATCATAACACTACTATACACTAAGAAGCACATTGTGGTTAAGAAGATAAACTATCATCTATTGTGATATTGTGACATTGCTATTTTGATTGCAGTGATTAGGGCGAGTGTTCCAAAACTCAACTTAGATGATACTTTTGAGCAGAAAAATGATATTGCCAGAGCTGTGGAACAAGGACTTGAGAAGGTTTCatgattttatttaattagtattttagtGATATTGTAAAGTATGGACTAATGCGAATATGAATCTGATGATTTCATGGCTATAACAGGCTATGTCAGCTTATGGATATGAAATTGTTCAAACATTGATTGTTGATATAGAGCCAGATGAGCATGTGAAGAGAGCTATGAATGAAATCAATGCTggtatagctttttgtttttcaattcttattttattttatataagatAGTGAGTTTTCTTACAGCATGTTTTTTTGTCATATAAAGTTTCTGTCTATGCCTAATACTATATGCTTGTTTATTCTGTCTTTGATCAGCTGCAAGATTGAGGGTGGCCGCGACTGAGAAAGCCGAGGCAGAGAAGATCTTGCAAATTAAGCGAGCCGAGGGCGAGGCAGAGTCTAAATACCTCTCCGGGCTGGGTATTGCGCGCCAACGCCAAGCCATTGTGGATGGTTTGAGAGACAGTGTTCTTGGATTCTCAGTTAATGTACCGGGGACAACTGCAAAAGATGTCATGGATATGGTCCTTGTCACTCAATATTTTGACACCATGAAAGAAATTGGTGCTGCCTCCAAGTCCTCTGCTGTGTTCATTCCACACGGACCTGGCGCGGTTCGAGATGTAGCTACGCAGATTCGCGATGGACTTCTTCAGGCTTCTCATCATCAGACACATGATTAGTTTGCATGGAAacagtggcggaacttgaaacaaaattttgggggggccaaatagaaaataattgtcaaaatatttttttatatggatCTCGTTTAAGATAAGTtcgtctaatctcatctctctgGTTTGGGTGATACTGCCAAATTTAAAGCCCTTTTTTAAGATCTCGTTCCAAAAAGTTAAAGTTAAAGTCATCAGAtataactttttgaacttttgaaggttatatctcactttcttcgtaattcattaaagtagaagaactatctacatgtgttgatattgtaaaagttatatgttctccttcttaaatattagccttcctctta
This window contains:
- the LOC112722454 gene encoding hypersensitive-induced reaction 1 protein, with product MGNLFCCVVVEQSTVVIKERFGKFEEVLEPGCHCIPWVTGDRLAGHLSLRLQQLDVRCETKTKDNVFVNVVASIQYRALADKASDAFYKLSNTKSQIQAYVFDVIRASVPKLNLDDTFEQKNDIARAVEQGLEKAMSAYGYEIVQTLIVDIEPDEHVKRAMNEINAAARLRVAATEKAEAEKILQIKRAEGEAESKYLSGLGIARQRQAIVDGLRDSVLGFSVNVPGTTAKDVMDMVLVTQYFDTMKEIGAASKSSAVFIPHGPGAVRDVATQIRDGLLQASHHQTHD